One window of Salegentibacter sp. Hel_I_6 genomic DNA carries:
- the ftsY gene encoding signal recognition particle-docking protein FtsY, which yields MSLFKKIFSKDKKENLDKGLEKTKSSFMSKMSKAVAGKSKVDEEVLDDLEDVLISSDLGVATTIKVINRIEERVARDKYLGTEELNKILREEIAGLLSETESGEAANIQIPDVKPYVIMVVGVNGVGKTTTIGKLAHQFKSAGKKVVLGAADTFRAAAIDQLQIWADRTEVPIIKQSMGSDPASVAFDTVQSAVKQNADVVLIDTAGRLHNKVNLMNELTKVKRVMQKVIPGAPHEVLLVLDGSTGQNAFEQAKQFTAATEVTSLAVTKLDGTAKGGVVIGISDQFQIPVKYIGVGEGVEDLQVFNKYEFVDSFFKQ from the coding sequence ATGAGTTTATTTAAAAAGATATTTTCTAAAGACAAAAAGGAAAATCTGGATAAAGGTCTGGAAAAGACTAAATCCAGTTTTATGTCTAAAATGAGTAAGGCTGTTGCCGGTAAATCTAAAGTAGATGAAGAAGTTTTAGATGATCTTGAAGATGTATTGATAAGCAGTGACCTTGGTGTAGCTACTACCATAAAAGTTATAAATCGAATTGAAGAACGCGTTGCCCGGGATAAATATTTGGGAACTGAAGAGCTTAACAAAATTCTTCGCGAAGAAATTGCCGGTCTCCTCTCTGAAACTGAATCTGGAGAAGCTGCAAATATCCAGATTCCAGATGTAAAACCTTATGTAATTATGGTGGTGGGTGTAAATGGTGTGGGTAAAACTACCACTATAGGGAAACTCGCACATCAGTTTAAAAGCGCTGGTAAAAAAGTGGTTCTGGGAGCTGCAGATACTTTTCGAGCTGCAGCTATAGATCAACTACAGATCTGGGCCGATAGAACTGAAGTGCCAATAATAAAACAAAGTATGGGTAGTGATCCAGCTTCGGTAGCTTTCGATACCGTTCAAAGTGCTGTAAAACAAAACGCCGATGTTGTACTAATTGATACCGCGGGTAGATTGCATAATAAAGTGAATTTGATGAACGAGCTAACGAAAGTAAAACGCGTGATGCAAAAGGTAATTCCTGGCGCCCCCCACGAAGTTTTGCTGGTTTTAGATGGATCTACCGGGCAAAATGCTTTTGAGCAGGCTAAACAATTTACAGCAGCAACAGAGGTGACTTCGCTGGCGGTAACAAAATTAGACGGTACTGCAAAAGGTGGAGTGGTTATTGGCATTAGCGATCAATTTCAAATTCCAGTAAAATATATTGGCGTAGGTGAAGGCGTAGAAGATCTACAGGTTTTCAATAAATATGAATTTGTAGATTCTTTCTTTAAGCAATAA
- a CDS encoding IS66 family transposase has protein sequence MQEPLENLTKDQLLALLKKETKKREKAEKSVSKREQEVEKAQHKIADLKFQVEYYKRLAFGQKRERFEGDKNQMSLPFEMEPQKAAAQESELKEKLSDQARKKTSNHKGRMALPEHLEVKEIEIYPEGDLTDMVCIGKEVTDELEYEPATYYIKRYIRYKYAPKNKEGVIIGELPERVIEKGIPGAGLLASILVDKYQDHLPLYRQLQRFKRAEIPIASSTLEGWTRQSLKIIDILYQHLLEDICSKGYLQSDESPIKVMDPAKKGKTHQGYYWVHHCPIDGTVLFDYQPGRSREAADHVLAGFKGYLQSDGYAAYDKIGKREGVTHLNCWAHARREFDKAKDNDRERAEKALGFIQKLYVVEAQAREQNLSPEQRKSLRLEKALPVINEFGKWMFDQMKHQLILPRSPIGKAFKYSMHRWDQLSAYLYDGILEIDNNLVENAIRPLALGRKNYLFAGSHSAAERAAGIYSFFAICKKHEVNPYEWLKYTLENIMSINHKDIRNLYPQNYKKLQQV, from the coding sequence ATGCAAGAACCCTTAGAAAACCTTACCAAAGATCAGCTTTTGGCCCTCCTGAAAAAGGAGACGAAAAAGAGGGAAAAAGCTGAAAAAAGTGTTTCTAAAAGGGAACAAGAAGTTGAAAAAGCACAGCATAAGATTGCTGACCTGAAATTCCAGGTGGAGTATTACAAACGCCTGGCCTTTGGCCAAAAAAGAGAACGCTTCGAAGGGGATAAAAACCAGATGAGCCTTCCCTTTGAAATGGAACCCCAAAAGGCAGCAGCACAAGAATCCGAATTAAAAGAAAAGCTCAGTGACCAAGCTCGCAAAAAAACTTCCAACCACAAAGGAAGAATGGCCCTTCCGGAGCATCTTGAGGTAAAAGAGATCGAGATCTATCCTGAGGGAGATCTTACCGATATGGTTTGTATTGGAAAGGAAGTGACCGATGAACTGGAATATGAGCCTGCTACATACTATATCAAACGCTACATCCGCTATAAGTATGCTCCAAAAAATAAAGAAGGAGTGATCATCGGGGAACTTCCCGAGCGGGTGATTGAAAAAGGAATCCCGGGAGCCGGACTCCTGGCTTCGATCTTAGTCGATAAGTACCAGGATCACCTTCCGCTTTACCGGCAGCTTCAACGCTTCAAAAGAGCAGAGATCCCTATAGCATCTTCCACCCTGGAAGGCTGGACCAGGCAAAGCCTTAAAATCATCGATATCCTTTATCAGCACCTGCTGGAGGATATTTGCTCCAAAGGGTATTTGCAAAGTGATGAAAGCCCCATAAAGGTGATGGATCCTGCTAAAAAAGGAAAAACACATCAAGGCTATTATTGGGTACACCATTGTCCTATAGATGGTACCGTACTCTTTGATTATCAGCCCGGGCGTAGCCGTGAGGCTGCCGATCATGTATTGGCCGGGTTTAAAGGCTACCTTCAAAGTGATGGCTATGCCGCTTATGATAAAATCGGCAAGCGTGAAGGGGTTACCCACCTGAACTGCTGGGCCCACGCCAGAAGAGAATTTGATAAGGCAAAGGATAATGACAGGGAGCGTGCTGAAAAAGCCCTGGGCTTTATCCAGAAACTCTACGTGGTGGAAGCCCAGGCACGAGAGCAAAACTTAAGCCCGGAGCAGCGTAAATCCCTGCGCCTGGAAAAAGCACTGCCTGTTATCAATGAATTTGGAAAATGGATGTTCGATCAGATGAAACATCAACTGATCCTTCCCAGGAGTCCTATCGGAAAGGCCTTCAAGTATTCTATGCATCGTTGGGATCAGCTCAGCGCCTATCTTTATGATGGTATTCTGGAGATCGATAATAATTTAGTGGAAAATGCCATCAGGCCATTGGCCCTGGGTAGAAAAAATTATCTGTTTGCGGGTTCTCATTCAGCAGCAGAAAGAGCCGCAGGAATCTATTCCTTCTTTGCCATTTGCAAAAAACATGAGGTGAATCCATATGAGTGGCTTAAATATACCCTGGAGAATATCATGTCCATAAACCATAAAGACATCCGAAATCTCTACCCACAGAACTACAAGAAATTACAGCAAGTTTAG
- a CDS encoding aminotransferase class IV, which yields MKPEKKYPSEVYLNGKWLKHDEAFVSVFDRAFMFGDGVYEVTPFYKGKAFKQKEHLKRLQYSLDQIQVAFDAFSLENVMYEALDRLNLHETDAAVYIQVSRGTAARSHFVPEKIETSILLYAFPVTLEGFEKKTWEVMATEDKRWHRCDIKSTALLANVMANEEAIAAGFAENLLVRKGYFTEGSHSSLFFVKYGVLHTHPEGHKILSGITRTEVINICADLNIKVVEKAVHIDELVEVDEIFVTGTTTQIIPISSITHKDKKVYTARKDSITRKLQKVFIERTRG from the coding sequence ATGAAACCTGAAAAAAAGTATCCTTCGGAAGTTTATTTAAACGGAAAGTGGCTAAAACACGACGAAGCTTTTGTTTCGGTTTTTGATCGCGCATTTATGTTTGGCGATGGTGTTTATGAAGTAACTCCGTTTTATAAAGGCAAAGCTTTTAAGCAGAAGGAGCACCTGAAACGCCTTCAATATTCCCTGGATCAAATACAGGTAGCTTTTGATGCATTTTCGTTAGAAAATGTGATGTATGAAGCTCTAGACCGGCTTAATCTACATGAAACAGATGCTGCGGTTTATATTCAGGTGAGTAGGGGTACTGCTGCTAGAAGTCATTTTGTTCCCGAAAAGATTGAAACCAGTATTTTATTATATGCTTTTCCCGTGACCCTGGAAGGTTTTGAAAAAAAGACCTGGGAAGTTATGGCTACTGAAGATAAACGCTGGCATCGTTGCGATATTAAATCGACAGCACTACTGGCGAATGTGATGGCCAATGAAGAAGCTATTGCGGCGGGTTTCGCTGAAAACCTACTGGTACGCAAAGGATATTTTACTGAAGGTTCACACTCCAGCCTTTTCTTTGTAAAATACGGTGTACTGCATACGCATCCAGAAGGTCACAAGATCCTTTCAGGAATTACTCGTACAGAAGTAATTAATATTTGTGCCGACTTGAATATAAAAGTGGTTGAAAAGGCAGTGCATATTGATGAACTGGTAGAAGTAGATGAAATTTTTGTCACGGGCACCACTACGCAAATAATTCCTATAAGCTCCATTACCCATAAAGATAAAAAGGTTTATACCGCCAGAAAAGACAGCATTACCAGGAAATTACAAAAGGTTTTTATTGAAAGGACTAGAGGATAG
- the tnpB gene encoding IS66 family insertion sequence element accessory protein TnpB (TnpB, as the term is used for proteins encoded by IS66 family insertion elements, is considered an accessory protein, since TnpC, encoded by a neighboring gene, is a DDE family transposase.) — protein MFSLGSSHNYHFYRKPCDMRKSFNGLSGLVKNELGREPTSGDVFVFLNRNRTHLKLLHWERGGFVLYYKRLERGSFTPPVIKEDQTSFTWPQLVLMIAGITVKKSVQKLRYSH, from the coding sequence ATGTTCTCCTTAGGTTCCTCCCATAATTATCACTTTTATCGTAAGCCATGCGATATGCGAAAAAGTTTTAATGGTCTGAGCGGACTGGTAAAAAATGAGCTGGGCCGGGAGCCTACCAGCGGTGATGTGTTCGTTTTTCTTAACCGGAATCGCACCCATCTCAAGCTGCTCCACTGGGAGCGGGGCGGCTTTGTTTTATACTACAAACGCCTGGAGCGGGGAAGCTTCACTCCGCCTGTAATTAAAGAAGATCAGACCAGTTTTACCTGGCCGCAATTGGTACTGATGATAGCGGGTATTACGGTTAAAAAAAGTGTTCAGAAACTGCGCTATTCTCACTAG
- the ltrA gene encoding group II intron reverse transcriptase/maturase, protein MIKELTSKKNLNQAFRQVYRNKGAAGIDNVQITGLQSILKAHGKQYARQIERGEYQVSSVLGVEIPKSNGKKRLLGIPTVVDRVFQQALHQVLQPVFEPDFQKYSYGFRPNRNAHQAVAQSLENINSGYQNIVDIDLKSFFDEVAHDVLLDLIFKKVKCRATLKLLRSFLRAPIQINGKLHKRRKGVPQGSPLSPLLSNILLNELDKELERRGHRYVRYADDFSIYVRSKPAAKRVGNSIYKFLRDKLQLPINRKKSGIRKPLTFQVLGFGFVPTYKKGEKAKYQLVAEASKWDTFKAKLKYITKKTTPASFEERIHRINLLLRGWINYFKPASILGKLKKLEEWLRNRLRYCIWHHWKKPERKRKNLIRLGINPDQAYAWSRTRMGGWAVAQSPILRTTITVKRLKMKGYVSLIEYYNR, encoded by the coding sequence ATGATTAAAGAATTAACAAGTAAAAAGAACCTAAACCAAGCCTTCCGTCAGGTGTACCGAAACAAAGGGGCAGCAGGTATAGATAACGTTCAAATAACAGGACTCCAATCTATTCTAAAAGCTCACGGTAAACAATACGCCCGGCAGATAGAACGAGGGGAATATCAGGTGTCTTCAGTACTGGGGGTTGAAATACCAAAAAGCAACGGGAAGAAACGTTTACTCGGTATTCCCACGGTTGTCGACAGGGTATTTCAGCAAGCATTACATCAGGTTTTGCAACCAGTATTTGAGCCAGACTTCCAAAAGTACAGTTATGGGTTCAGACCAAACCGCAATGCCCATCAGGCCGTTGCACAGAGCCTTGAAAATATCAATTCTGGCTACCAAAACATCGTCGATATTGATTTAAAGAGCTTCTTTGATGAAGTGGCCCACGATGTCCTGTTAGACTTGATATTCAAAAAGGTAAAATGCCGGGCTACTTTAAAGTTATTGCGGTCATTTTTGAGAGCTCCGATACAAATTAACGGCAAGTTGCATAAACGCAGGAAAGGAGTCCCACAAGGTTCTCCCTTAAGTCCTTTGCTCTCCAATATTCTGCTCAATGAGCTGGATAAAGAACTGGAAAGGCGTGGACATCGCTACGTGAGATATGCCGATGATTTTAGTATTTACGTTCGAAGTAAACCCGCTGCGAAACGCGTAGGTAATAGTATCTACAAATTTCTGCGGGATAAACTCCAGCTTCCAATCAATAGGAAGAAAAGCGGAATACGTAAGCCTTTAACCTTTCAGGTACTGGGATTTGGTTTTGTGCCAACCTACAAGAAAGGAGAAAAGGCAAAGTATCAACTTGTGGCAGAAGCGTCAAAATGGGATACATTTAAGGCTAAACTTAAATATATTACCAAAAAGACCACTCCTGCAAGCTTTGAAGAACGTATCCACAGAATCAATTTATTGCTAAGGGGCTGGATAAACTACTTCAAACCGGCATCCATTCTAGGAAAGCTTAAAAAGCTGGAAGAATGGTTAAGGAATCGTTTACGATATTGCATTTGGCATCACTGGAAAAAGCCCGAACGAAAACGGAAAAACCTTATTCGGTTGGGAATTAATCCAGACCAGGCTTATGCCTGGAGTCGTACCCGAATGGGCGGCTGGGCAGTGGCTCAAAGTCCCATTCTGCGTACCACCATCACCGTAAAACGCTTAAAAATGAAAGGTTATGTTAGTCTAATCGAATACTACAATAGATGA
- a CDS encoding serine hydrolase — translation MKKIFLNIFTPILFTFFFTNICLAQYSSQQVDSIMEHAMNKFNVAGCAISIVKDGEVVYSKGFGVKSANTNKPVDKLTNFAIASNSKAFTTAALAILVEDEKLEWDDKVKDYIPEFKMYNPYVTENFNIQDLLTHRSGLGLGVGDLMFFPDGSDFTIDDLLSSFQYFKPVSAFRTKFDYDNLLYIVAGEVIERVSGMPWEDFITNRIFQPLNMNNSYASINRIKDKSNLAKPHDSNSGTLKVLPNFQKQINGAAGGIYSNVDDLSHWMIMHLNNGKYGDSLNKQLFSQEAQWEMWKIHTVTDVDRDPRYNSHFAGYGLGWDLSDMNGNMSVSHTGGLPGMLSKTILIPDINLGVVILTNTSDDGTGIFGAVSNTIVDSYLGLDDFGWIDKYAEYFKKNKEEGDIVSEKVWEVIESVDNSHIKVENYIGVYKDPWFGRVEVFMNGDKLWMKSYKSPKLNGEMYFYNANTFAVKWEYQDMNADAFAMFSLDEEGKAQRIKMKGISPNIDFSFDFHDLDLIRVNSN, via the coding sequence ATGAAAAAAATATTCCTTAACATATTTACACCCATTCTTTTCACTTTTTTCTTTACTAATATTTGTCTTGCTCAGTACTCCTCCCAACAAGTTGATTCTATCATGGAGCATGCTATGAATAAATTCAATGTTGCTGGGTGCGCTATTTCAATTGTGAAAGATGGAGAAGTGGTATATAGCAAAGGTTTTGGAGTTAAATCTGCAAATACAAATAAACCCGTAGATAAGCTTACAAATTTTGCGATTGCTTCTAACAGCAAGGCATTTACAACTGCCGCTTTAGCTATTTTAGTTGAGGATGAAAAATTAGAATGGGATGATAAGGTTAAAGATTATATTCCAGAGTTTAAAATGTACAATCCCTATGTAACAGAAAACTTTAATATTCAAGATCTATTAACTCACCGCAGTGGTTTAGGTTTAGGGGTTGGAGACCTTATGTTTTTCCCAGACGGTTCAGATTTTACAATAGATGATTTGTTGTCCAGTTTTCAGTATTTTAAACCTGTATCTGCTTTTAGAACAAAATTTGATTACGATAACTTATTATATATAGTTGCCGGTGAAGTTATTGAACGAGTTTCGGGAATGCCCTGGGAAGACTTTATTACAAATCGAATTTTCCAACCTCTAAATATGAATAATTCATATGCCTCCATAAACAGAATTAAAGATAAAAGTAACTTGGCAAAACCACATGATTCAAATTCTGGAACCCTAAAAGTTCTACCCAATTTTCAAAAACAGATAAACGGTGCTGCAGGAGGTATTTATTCAAATGTTGATGATCTTTCTCATTGGATGATAATGCATTTAAATAACGGAAAGTATGGTGATAGTTTAAATAAACAACTATTCTCTCAAGAAGCCCAATGGGAAATGTGGAAGATACATACAGTAACCGATGTTGATAGAGATCCTCGTTATAACTCCCATTTTGCTGGATATGGCTTAGGGTGGGATCTTTCAGATATGAATGGAAATATGAGCGTTTCACATACTGGTGGACTACCTGGAATGTTATCAAAAACTATATTGATTCCAGATATTAACTTGGGAGTTGTTATTTTGACGAATACAAGTGATGATGGTACTGGAATATTTGGAGCAGTTTCAAATACAATTGTTGATAGTTATTTGGGATTGGATGACTTTGGTTGGATTGATAAATATGCAGAGTATTTCAAAAAAAATAAAGAGGAAGGAGACATTGTATCTGAAAAAGTATGGGAAGTTATTGAAAGCGTTGATAATTCACATATAAAAGTTGAAAATTATATAGGTGTTTATAAAGACCCTTGGTTTGGTAGAGTTGAAGTATTTATGAATGGGGATAAATTATGGATGAAGTCCTATAAATCACCAAAACTAAATGGAGAAATGTATTTTTATAATGCGAATACCTTTGCGGTTAAATGGGAATATCAAGATATGAATGCTGATGCTTTTGCAATGTTTTCTTTAGATGAAGAAGGGAAAGCGCAGAGAATAAAAATGAAAGGAATATCTCCTAACATTGACTTTAGTTTTGATTTCCATGATTTAGATTTAATAAGGGTAAATAGTAATTAA
- a CDS encoding YkgJ family cysteine cluster protein produces MGEPTNICLACGLCCDGTLIGFVQLDNEELAPVKHLMDIEQTGENGMFFLPCNELGCNGCNIYSQRPKACRNFECGVLKSVEKKELSFDKATEVIEVVKQKKLAIEKHVANLQIELQSKSFHFKTLELKKLLRKDKSELSSSHQELKLELEELEKVLSKSFGVSFL; encoded by the coding sequence ATGGGTGAACCAACAAATATCTGTTTGGCTTGTGGTTTATGTTGTGATGGTACTTTAATTGGTTTTGTACAGCTCGATAATGAAGAGCTGGCACCAGTAAAACATCTGATGGATATTGAACAAACGGGTGAAAATGGAATGTTTTTTCTACCCTGTAATGAACTTGGCTGCAATGGTTGTAATATTTATTCTCAAAGACCAAAAGCCTGTAGAAATTTTGAGTGTGGAGTTTTGAAATCTGTAGAAAAAAAGGAGTTGAGTTTTGATAAGGCCACTGAAGTGATTGAGGTAGTTAAACAAAAAAAGCTAGCTATTGAAAAACATGTTGCAAACTTACAAATTGAACTTCAATCCAAATCATTTCACTTTAAAACGCTTGAATTGAAAAAGTTGCTTCGGAAAGATAAGTCTGAATTATCCTCTTCACATCAGGAATTAAAATTGGAGCTCGAGGAACTTGAGAAGGTTTTATCAAAGAGTTTTGGTGTTTCGTTTTTATAA
- a CDS encoding amidase family protein — protein sequence MKKLLLLLLLPALISCGNDKNSEDKTENQTNTDSLETEKENEFKVLDSKNIELDSVWAPFKNDLAKFSKEKYEELKPLIFDKNIPDIQSAIKDGKLSYEELSLFYLYRIKKFDRENEFSLNSVISLNPNLIGEARQKDDQLKNAEVNHPISGIPVLLKDNINTRNMATTAGALALENNQTEDAFIVQKLKENGALILGKANLSEWAYFFCGKCPSGYSAVGGQTLNPYGRKTFDTGGSSSGSAVAVAANLAPVAVGSETSGSILSPSSQNSVVGLKPTVGNLSRGGIVPISSHLDTPGPITKSVIDNVILYSAMAGLDTEDAASVEIKNINYNLESVKLEGKRFGAFKQLMEDSIYNRAISDLKNAGAEVIEFEAEEIELNNFLRLLSLDMKNDLPKYLENYGGETGFSSVDDIVKYNIQDSTVRMPYGQSLFEGIVQETTDTTDLDSIKQDLSEKGKRYFDSPMGEFDLDGILSINNYHAGFAAAAHYPAITVPMGYDEAGAPKGLTFFAKTGEEDKLYQWALAFEQASKRRKSPENYE from the coding sequence ATGAAAAAACTCTTACTCCTTCTTTTGCTTCCCGCTTTAATCTCCTGCGGAAACGATAAAAATTCTGAAGATAAAACTGAAAACCAAACAAATACAGATTCGCTTGAGACCGAAAAAGAAAATGAATTTAAAGTTTTAGATTCAAAGAATATTGAATTGGATTCTGTTTGGGCGCCTTTTAAAAATGATCTTGCCAAATTTTCTAAGGAAAAATACGAGGAATTAAAGCCGCTTATTTTCGATAAAAATATTCCTGATATTCAATCGGCTATAAAGGATGGAAAACTTTCTTACGAAGAACTATCGCTGTTCTATTTATACCGAATAAAGAAGTTTGACCGTGAAAATGAATTCTCCTTAAATTCAGTGATTTCTTTAAATCCTAATTTGATTGGAGAAGCGCGCCAAAAAGATGATCAATTGAAAAATGCAGAAGTTAATCATCCAATCTCGGGAATTCCTGTTTTGCTTAAAGATAATATCAATACCCGGAATATGGCGACTACCGCAGGGGCATTGGCTTTGGAAAACAACCAAACCGAAGATGCGTTTATCGTTCAAAAATTGAAAGAAAATGGGGCCCTTATTTTAGGAAAAGCGAATTTAAGCGAATGGGCCTATTTCTTCTGTGGGAAATGCCCAAGTGGGTATTCAGCGGTTGGCGGACAAACCTTAAATCCTTATGGTAGAAAGACTTTTGATACGGGCGGTTCAAGTTCGGGTAGTGCGGTTGCCGTGGCTGCTAATTTAGCACCGGTAGCAGTAGGTTCAGAAACTTCAGGCTCTATTCTTTCACCTTCCAGCCAGAATTCTGTGGTGGGACTAAAACCAACTGTAGGAAATTTAAGTCGGGGTGGGATCGTTCCTATTTCCAGTCATTTAGACACGCCCGGGCCAATCACAAAATCGGTTATAGATAATGTGATCTTATATTCAGCTATGGCTGGCTTAGATACCGAAGATGCTGCTTCTGTTGAAATTAAAAATATTAATTATAACCTGGAAAGTGTAAAGCTTGAAGGGAAGCGTTTCGGTGCTTTCAAGCAATTAATGGAAGATTCAATTTATAATCGTGCAATAAGCGATCTTAAAAATGCCGGGGCAGAGGTAATAGAATTTGAAGCTGAAGAGATTGAATTAAATAACTTTTTACGCTTATTAAGTCTTGATATGAAAAATGACCTGCCGAAATATTTAGAGAATTATGGAGGTGAAACCGGGTTTTCTTCAGTAGATGATATTGTAAAATATAATATTCAGGATTCTACGGTAAGAATGCCTTATGGCCAGAGTTTATTTGAGGGGATTGTTCAGGAAACTACTGATACTACAGATTTGGATAGTATAAAACAGGATTTAAGCGAAAAAGGAAAGCGGTATTTTGACTCACCTATGGGAGAATTTGATCTTGATGGAATTCTTTCCATAAATAATTATCACGCAGGTTTTGCAGCTGCAGCGCATTATCCGGCGATTACCGTACCAATGGGATATGATGAAGCAGGTGCGCCAAAAGGACTTACTTTTTTCGCAAAAACGGGCGAGGAAGATAAACTTTATCAATGGGCCTTAGCCTTTGAACAAGCTAGTAAGCGAAGAAAATCTCCGGAAAACTACGAATAA